Proteins co-encoded in one Arthrobacter globiformis genomic window:
- a CDS encoding amino acid permease, whose amino-acid sequence MEPSLPVQLEPQPTIPPSTDSGLRRSMGARHLVMIAMGGVIGSGLFLSSGYTISQAGPLGAVIAYLIGAFVVYLVMACLGELAIAYPVSGAFHIYAARSIGPATGFTTAWLYWLCWAVAIGSEFTASGLLMQRWFPGVDVWVWCVIFASVLFGFNAISSKFFGESEFWFAIVKVGAIVVLIVFGGAALFGFHPLSEAANHPSMFENFNTSGGLFPNGFTGVLVTALAVFYAFSGSELIGVAAGETADPATSIPKAMRSTVIRLLIFFVGAIAVIAATIPFEQVGLDESPFVTVFSSIGIPYAADIMNFVIITALLSAGNSGLFSCARMLYSLADEGHAPRALKKLTRRGIPMTALSVSMLGGLASLISSVVAPETVYLALVSVAGFAVVGVWMSITASHFFHRRSFVKNGGDVAALPYKAPLFPLVPILAFSLCLISLIGIAYDPNQVAALYFGFTFVGACYAFFYFKYGRKARAGKARPGQL is encoded by the coding sequence ATGGAACCGTCATTACCTGTCCAGCTAGAACCGCAGCCCACTATTCCGCCGTCGACCGATTCGGGCCTCCGGCGGTCCATGGGGGCGCGGCATCTGGTCATGATCGCCATGGGTGGGGTTATCGGCTCCGGGCTCTTCCTGAGCTCGGGGTACACCATTTCCCAGGCCGGGCCGCTCGGGGCGGTCATCGCGTATCTCATTGGCGCCTTTGTTGTGTACCTGGTGATGGCCTGCCTGGGTGAACTTGCCATCGCCTATCCCGTCTCAGGGGCCTTCCACATCTACGCGGCGAGGTCGATCGGGCCGGCCACCGGCTTCACCACCGCCTGGCTCTACTGGCTCTGCTGGGCGGTGGCCATCGGATCGGAGTTCACGGCTTCCGGTCTCCTGATGCAGCGTTGGTTCCCAGGTGTTGACGTCTGGGTCTGGTGCGTTATCTTCGCCTCGGTCCTCTTCGGCTTCAATGCGATTTCCTCGAAATTCTTCGGCGAATCCGAGTTCTGGTTTGCCATCGTCAAGGTCGGCGCCATCGTGGTTCTTATCGTTTTCGGCGGCGCGGCGCTGTTCGGCTTCCACCCGCTCAGCGAGGCGGCCAACCATCCCAGCATGTTTGAAAACTTCAACACTTCCGGCGGCCTCTTCCCCAACGGCTTCACCGGTGTCCTGGTCACAGCGCTTGCTGTGTTCTACGCCTTCTCCGGTTCAGAGCTCATCGGTGTGGCGGCGGGCGAAACCGCTGACCCGGCCACCAGCATCCCCAAAGCGATGCGCAGCACCGTCATCCGTCTGCTGATCTTCTTCGTCGGGGCAATCGCCGTCATCGCCGCAACCATCCCCTTCGAACAGGTCGGGCTGGACGAAAGCCCGTTCGTGACGGTCTTCTCATCCATCGGCATTCCTTATGCCGCCGACATCATGAACTTCGTCATCATCACCGCACTCCTCTCAGCCGGTAACAGCGGCCTGTTCTCCTGCGCGCGGATGCTTTACTCCCTTGCCGACGAGGGGCACGCGCCCCGGGCGCTGAAGAAGCTGACCCGACGCGGTATCCCCATGACTGCACTCTCCGTCAGCATGCTCGGTGGTCTGGCATCCCTCATCAGCAGCGTCGTTGCACCTGAAACGGTATATCTGGCTCTCGTATCGGTGGCAGGTTTCGCCGTCGTCGGGGTCTGGATGTCCATCACCGCCTCGCATTTCTTCCACAGGAGATCCTTCGTCAAAAACGGCGGTGATGTCGCTGCGCTTCCCTACAAGGCCCCGCTGTTCCCGCTGGTGCCGATCCTGGCCTTCTCGCTCTGTCTCATCTCGCTCATCGGCATCGCCTATGACCCGAACCAGGTAGCAGCGCTCTATTTCGGATTCACTTTCGTTGGCGCCTGCTACGCCTTCTTCTACTTCAAGTACGGACGCAAGGCGCGCGCAGGGAAAGCGCGCCCCGGTCAGCTGTGA
- a CDS encoding homoserine dehydrogenase has product MTTYDIALIGFGGVNRTLAELIATRGERLRSELGFGLRVVAITDLRLGSLVQPEGVDLSVVLKLGGGHETFAAYGGSADTNNESVIRHCTADIICEATFTNPDDGEPAVSHVRWALESGKSVCTTNKGPVALRGAELSSLAEQNGVHFEFEGTVMSGTPVIRLAKKTFAGLKLNGFEGILNGTSNYVLGRMEAGLDFDAAIREAQELGYAEANPAADIEGYDVQLKVLILANELLDAGIELKDVHRQGMSTVTPKDIRKAAREGRRWKLVGAARRNPDGSVTAGVSPVALPLDHGLAGVSGATNAVSFETDLLGAVTISGPGAGRVETAYALLSDIIAMHAARAEASANA; this is encoded by the coding sequence ATGACCACCTACGACATTGCGCTGATCGGCTTCGGCGGCGTCAACAGGACGCTGGCAGAACTGATCGCTACGCGTGGCGAGAGACTTCGTTCGGAACTGGGCTTCGGCCTGCGGGTCGTGGCCATCACCGACCTGCGTCTCGGATCCCTGGTCCAGCCCGAAGGCGTGGACCTCTCCGTTGTCCTCAAACTGGGCGGCGGACATGAAACCTTCGCAGCGTACGGCGGATCCGCCGACACCAACAACGAATCCGTGATCCGCCACTGCACAGCGGACATTATCTGCGAGGCCACCTTCACTAATCCCGACGACGGCGAGCCGGCAGTTTCACATGTGCGCTGGGCACTCGAATCCGGCAAGAGCGTCTGCACCACAAACAAGGGCCCGGTTGCCCTCCGCGGCGCCGAGCTGAGCTCCCTTGCCGAACAGAACGGCGTGCACTTCGAGTTCGAGGGCACCGTCATGAGCGGCACTCCCGTCATCCGCCTGGCCAAGAAGACGTTCGCGGGGCTGAAACTGAACGGCTTCGAAGGCATTCTCAACGGCACCAGCAACTATGTGCTCGGGCGGATGGAAGCCGGCCTGGACTTCGACGCGGCCATCAGGGAGGCGCAGGAGCTCGGCTACGCCGAAGCAAACCCCGCAGCTGACATCGAGGGCTACGACGTTCAGCTCAAGGTCCTCATCCTCGCCAACGAACTGCTGGACGCGGGCATAGAGCTCAAGGACGTCCATCGGCAGGGGATGTCGACCGTGACGCCGAAAGACATTCGGAAGGCAGCCCGCGAGGGGCGTCGCTGGAAGCTCGTGGGCGCGGCACGGCGGAATCCGGACGGGTCCGTGACCGCAGGCGTATCCCCCGTAGCGCTTCCCCTTGATCACGGGCTGGCCGGGGTTTCCGGCGCGACCAATGCCGTGTCCTTCGAGACCGATCTTCTGGGCGCAGTAACCATCTCCGGACCGGGAGCCGGGCGCGTGGAGACCGCCTACGCGCTGCTCTCTGACATCATCGCCATGCACGCGGCCAGGGCGGAGGCATCCGCAAATGCCTGA
- a CDS encoding cyclase family protein, translating into MTEVTTTALWDGLQTLFAGRSFTDLTHAFHPGQPHFPAFPDEIREPVFDLEKGDGFTAHRYSIIGQWGTHVDPPSHFISGGRTLDQIPVEEMVLPLVVLDITERVNANADATAQMEDVQAWEHRNGAIPPGAFVALRTGWSDRWPDAAAMANRDDHGVSHTPGWSQEVLSFLIEERSVTAVGHEQTDTDPGLATSRQDFTLETYVLAQNRWQIELMANLDGLPEAGAALIASWPKPLRGSGFPARVFAIH; encoded by the coding sequence ATGACTGAAGTCACCACAACCGCCCTTTGGGACGGCCTGCAGACGCTGTTTGCCGGCAGATCATTCACTGACCTGACGCACGCCTTCCACCCCGGCCAGCCACACTTCCCGGCATTCCCCGACGAAATAAGGGAGCCCGTCTTCGATCTGGAGAAAGGTGACGGTTTCACCGCCCACCGCTACTCGATCATCGGACAATGGGGAACACACGTTGATCCTCCCTCGCATTTCATCTCAGGGGGAAGGACCCTGGACCAGATTCCCGTGGAGGAGATGGTCCTTCCGCTGGTCGTCCTCGACATCACCGAGCGCGTCAACGCTAATGCGGACGCCACTGCCCAGATGGAGGACGTCCAGGCCTGGGAACACCGCAATGGCGCCATCCCACCCGGGGCCTTTGTGGCATTGCGGACAGGCTGGAGTGACCGTTGGCCTGACGCCGCTGCCATGGCGAACAGGGACGATCACGGTGTCAGCCACACACCTGGCTGGTCGCAGGAAGTCCTCTCCTTCCTGATTGAGGAGCGGTCGGTTACCGCCGTCGGTCATGAGCAGACGGACACAGACCCGGGACTGGCCACATCCCGCCAGGATTTCACGCTGGAGACCTACGTCCTGGCGCAGAACCGGTGGCAGATCGAGCTGATGGCGAACCTGGACGGACTTCCAGAAGCGGGCGCTGCCCTCATTGCCAGCTGGCCCAAGCCACTGCGGGGCAGCGGTTTTCCTGCCCGGGTCTTCGCTATCCACTAG
- a CDS encoding IclR family transcriptional regulator has protein sequence MSKTSSMGRGIMAVLAVGSRNAEGLPGGTVADIATDLGKDRSQVARSLRTAQQEGFLVRKDHRTYAVDWSLLTDAQLLSEQRLQTDGATALTGLARETDEGCFLGILSGDSTVTIGEHIPASSNMIGSWLGRPYPAYCSDAGQALLWEASDDEVRTLFSGVAFVRHGPNTPVDAEDFLSRLRAARARGYSIVDEEAEPGLYSLAVPIKDFKGDVVAALQVVGAKTRLQPRLEACATALVSWGGWLESMLGQVPPKNVP, from the coding sequence ATGTCTAAGACATCCAGCATGGGCCGGGGAATTATGGCTGTCCTAGCGGTGGGCTCCCGCAACGCAGAAGGCCTGCCTGGCGGAACGGTCGCTGATATAGCAACCGACTTGGGCAAGGACCGCAGCCAGGTAGCCCGCAGCCTGCGGACGGCCCAGCAGGAGGGGTTTCTGGTCCGCAAAGACCACCGCACCTACGCCGTCGACTGGTCGCTCCTGACGGACGCGCAACTGTTATCCGAACAACGGTTGCAGACTGACGGCGCCACGGCGCTGACAGGCTTGGCCCGTGAAACTGATGAGGGATGCTTCCTTGGAATTCTGAGCGGAGACAGCACCGTCACCATCGGTGAGCATATTCCGGCAAGTAGCAACATGATCGGTTCATGGCTGGGCCGGCCGTATCCGGCCTACTGCAGTGATGCCGGCCAGGCACTGCTGTGGGAAGCGTCCGACGACGAGGTCCGGACCCTTTTCTCCGGGGTCGCATTCGTGCGTCATGGCCCCAATACACCCGTTGACGCGGAGGACTTCCTGTCACGACTACGCGCGGCCCGGGCGCGGGGATACTCCATCGTGGACGAGGAAGCCGAGCCCGGGCTGTATTCCCTGGCCGTTCCGATTAAGGACTTCAAGGGCGACGTGGTGGCAGCGCTGCAGGTCGTAGGCGCCAAGACGCGCCTGCAGCCGAGGCTGGAGGCCTGCGCCACGGCCCTCGTGTCCTGGGGAGGGTGGCTTGAGTCCATGCTGGGTCAGGTCCCGCCGAAGAACGTGCCTTAG
- a CDS encoding IclR family transcriptional regulator: MDSSSEASSMAQGLRIVRLVADREKWGRRLFGVSQIASELEMDQSRVSRLTQELCELGLLERVERGPFRTGPRFFSLAAALNTGWVRESRTELEALVASFGLRSRLSVREGFRVILLRTSSNDAVPGGFVKPGMVTPVWCTGSGRALLWGEEQPAVEALLADVNFIGVGGPGAAHSPQEVVELMDRDRARGFIVAEEEFEHGVYELAVPVRTADGSVLAALSVLGSRAEIMSGADDVAKALWEAAQRLASCQGGTRNSAGRKGLAS; the protein is encoded by the coding sequence ATGGATTCTTCCTCGGAAGCGTCATCCATGGCCCAAGGCCTTCGGATAGTTCGGCTGGTCGCAGACCGGGAAAAGTGGGGAAGGCGGCTATTCGGCGTTTCCCAGATCGCATCCGAGCTGGAGATGGACCAAAGCCGTGTCTCCCGGTTGACTCAGGAATTGTGTGAGCTGGGGCTGCTGGAACGCGTCGAACGCGGGCCATTCCGGACCGGTCCACGTTTTTTTAGCCTGGCTGCCGCTTTGAATACCGGCTGGGTCCGCGAATCGAGAACCGAACTTGAGGCTTTGGTGGCCTCGTTCGGCCTTAGATCCAGACTTTCCGTACGAGAGGGCTTCCGCGTCATTCTCCTGCGGACCTCCAGCAATGACGCGGTTCCCGGCGGCTTCGTGAAACCCGGCATGGTGACACCCGTGTGGTGCACCGGGTCCGGCCGGGCCCTGCTGTGGGGCGAGGAGCAGCCGGCCGTTGAGGCCCTTCTTGCGGACGTCAATTTCATTGGCGTGGGCGGTCCGGGGGCCGCCCATTCGCCGCAGGAAGTTGTCGAATTGATGGACCGGGACCGTGCGCGGGGCTTCATTGTCGCGGAGGAAGAGTTCGAGCATGGAGTCTACGAACTGGCGGTTCCGGTCCGCACCGCCGACGGTTCCGTTCTTGCAGCGCTCAGTGTCCTGGGCAGCCGGGCCGAGATCATGTCCGGCGCAGATGACGTTGCAAAGGCCCTGTGGGAAGCAGCCCAACGGCTGGCGTCGTGCCAGGGCGGCACGCGGAACAGTGCTGGCCGGAAGGGTCTTGCCAGCTAA
- the mmuM gene encoding homocysteine S-methyltransferase: MPSNTKLSRMLDAGANLTVDGALATELEAHGCDLDDPLWSAKVLVEQPQLVKSVHRDYFRAGAAVAITASYQATPQGFARRGIGEEEALELVALSVRLADEARREHLAENPGAGPLLVAGSVGPYGAYLADGSEYRGDYFLSRKEFLEFHRPRIAALVDAGADFLACETLPSLPEAEALVALMKEFDVEGWLSFTLRDGGHISDGTPLAQVAKLGRAQPSVVAIGVNCVPLELVAPSLGALGKATDMPLIAYPNSGEIYDAVSKTWGPATAIEGPGSKHTASLTEGTAVWRELGARLIGGCCRTSPEDIAAVARLTGNP; encoded by the coding sequence ATGCCCAGTAATACCAAGCTCTCCCGCATGCTTGATGCCGGAGCGAACCTGACCGTGGACGGCGCACTTGCCACGGAGCTGGAAGCGCACGGCTGCGATCTTGACGACCCCTTGTGGTCGGCCAAAGTCCTCGTGGAACAGCCGCAGCTCGTCAAAAGTGTTCACCGCGATTACTTCCGCGCCGGAGCCGCGGTGGCGATCACGGCGAGCTATCAGGCAACACCCCAGGGATTTGCGCGTCGCGGCATTGGCGAAGAAGAGGCCCTGGAACTGGTGGCATTGAGTGTGCGCCTGGCTGACGAGGCGCGCCGCGAGCATCTGGCCGAAAACCCCGGTGCGGGCCCCCTGCTGGTTGCAGGATCGGTCGGTCCCTACGGCGCTTACCTCGCTGACGGATCGGAATACCGGGGAGACTACTTCCTCAGCCGGAAGGAGTTCCTGGAGTTCCACCGGCCGCGGATTGCCGCGCTGGTGGACGCCGGCGCGGACTTCCTTGCCTGTGAGACGCTGCCGTCCCTGCCGGAGGCGGAGGCCCTGGTGGCGCTCATGAAAGAGTTCGACGTCGAAGGCTGGCTCTCCTTCACGCTGCGGGACGGAGGGCACATCAGCGACGGCACGCCGCTGGCTCAGGTAGCAAAGCTCGGCAGGGCGCAGCCGTCCGTTGTGGCCATTGGCGTGAACTGTGTGCCGCTGGAGCTGGTTGCCCCATCCCTGGGTGCTCTGGGCAAAGCCACGGACATGCCCCTGATCGCGTATCCAAATTCCGGCGAAATCTATGACGCCGTCAGTAAAACATGGGGGCCGGCCACGGCCATCGAGGGACCGGGCAGTAAGCACACCGCAAGCTTGACCGAAGGAACCGCCGTCTGGCGTGAACTTGGTGCCCGGCTCATCGGCGGGTGCTGCCGGACGAGCCCCGAGGACATCGCCGCCGTGGCCAGGCTTACGGGAAATCCCTGA